CGAGGAAGTCGACGGCGGCGCCGTCGGTCTCGACGGCTACACGCTCGAGATCACCGGTGGCTCCGACGACGCCGGCCGACCGCTCAACCCCGACATCGGCGGCTCGGGCCTGGAGGAAGTCCTGATGAACGAACAGCAGGTCGGCTACCGACCGAACCGAGACGGCGAGCGACGCCGAATCACGGTTCGCGGCCGCGAGCTCTCCGACGCCGTCGCCCAGGTTAACGCCTCGATCGTCGAGCACGGCAGCACCGGCGTCGACGAACTCCTGAGCAGCGACGACGAGTAACGACCCCGTTCTTTCTACTCACGATGGCAGACAGAGTTTCGAGCGACCACCCGTCAGTTCGGACCGTCCGCTCGACGTGTGCCGAGACCGCGACAGGCAGTAAACTCGAGATCCCCGCAGACGACCGCGACGCGTTCGCCACCGGCGAGGTCGTCCGAATCGTCCTCAACGGAACGGAACGGTTCGCGACGGTCGAACGAGCGCTGACGGGCGAGGAGCTGTCGGTTCCCGGCATCTACGATACGCCCGACCAGGTCCGAAATCCCGGAGACGGTCCCGATAGGCTCCGGGAGTGGATCGACGACCAGAACGTCCGTA
This DNA window, taken from Natronococcus sp. CG52, encodes the following:
- a CDS encoding 30S ribosomal protein S6e, whose protein sequence is MASFTVVVGDPDSGSTYQLEAEEQDANRFIGKSIGEEVDGGAVGLDGYTLEITGGSDDAGRPLNPDIGGSGLEEVLMNEQQVGYRPNRDGERRRITVRGRELSDAVAQVNASIVEHGSTGVDELLSSDDE
- a CDS encoding DUF7112 family protein; the encoded protein is MADRVSSDHPSVRTVRSTCAETATGSKLEIPADDRDAFATGEVVRIVLNGTERFATVERALTGEELSVPGIYDTPDQVRNPGDGPDRLREWIDDQNVRTGGSVLIDVVEPEFLYGLRSPGETVYYDAREPPNSSLSDIAKNLEE